The following coding sequences lie in one Glycine max cultivar Williams 82 chromosome 19, Glycine_max_v4.0, whole genome shotgun sequence genomic window:
- the LOC106797224 gene encoding uncharacterized protein, which produces MEIDQFSSTDLNFKGTQMGYGSTQEDVFQGKESLSGMELLGEIDPLPAENGKGVKLFKYQDQKQLQEPKADNLMLEEVNFDPDVQMQPTQLFQETEGLMKHGVASTEPVEYNKQVAPTPSLASLELLRNYGSRFKRLSEQNISTLSNIETSFDRQKMSTEEIIRVAGARYCCIY; this is translated from the coding sequence ATGGAAATTGACCAATTTTCTTCCACagatttaaatttcaaaggAACCCAGATGGGTTATGGTTCTACACAAGAGGATGTGTTCCAAGGTAAAGAGAGTCTCTCTGGAATGGAATTGCTGGGAGAGATTGATCCTCTCCCTGCTGAGAATGGAAAAGGAgtcaaattgttcaaatatcAAGATCAGAAACAGCTACAAGAACCCAAAGCTGATAACTTGATGTTGGAAGAGGTCAACTTTGACCCTGATGTCCAAATGCAACCAACACAACTATTTCAGGAAACTGAAGGACTAATGAAACATGGTGTGGCAAGTACAGAACCAGTTGAATACAATAAGCAGGTGGCACCAACACCATCATTAGCATCTTTAGAACTCTTGAGAAATTACGGAAGCCGGTTCAAGAGGCTAAGCGAGCAAAATATAAGCACCTTAAGCAATATTGAAACTTCCTTTGATCGCCAGAAGATGTCAACTGAAGAAATAATAAGAGTGGCTGGAGCAAGGTATTGTTGCATATATTAG
- the LOC100820518 gene encoding uncharacterized protein, with protein MVAMGNLQQKAKELFKFKCLTPKEMFYLITFTLLSLLLPLSFLLLAKFSDAQYYLQTLAWYHSPQHFPYVLTLALHINPLILYVLVSIISMASLIHGLTGKIIILSDSLSSSSTFLQPRILTAWIVLCTFQVCVGLGIEGSIEAGLYDSNDESMSFKFGVERILLSRVVFLLGLHETMQVWARMVVRPVVDDTVFGVAAREEKWVERVVVAASLGALWWWRLREDVESLVVMVEAKTEQLMDVRVSDFVGWWLYYLTLTIGIVRVLRGLMWMVTVCLCRRRRRRATGVSTVVEHCQIDDKV; from the coding sequence ATGGTTGCTATGGGTAATCTGCAGCAAAAAGCCAAAGAGCTCTTCAAGTTCAAGTGCTTAACTCCAAAAGAGATGTTCTACCTCATCACCTTCACCCTCCTCTCCCTCCTCTTACCCCTCTCGTTTCTTCTCCTAGCCAAATTCTCCGATGCGCAATACTATCTCCAAACCCTCGCTTGGTACCATTCACCACAACACTTTCCCTATGTTTTAACTCTCGCCCTTCACATCAACCCTCTCATTCTCTACGTTCTTGTGTCCATTATTAGCATGGCTTCCTTAATCCACGGCTTAACGGgaaaaatcatcattttgaGTGACTCGTTATCATCATCAAGCACTTTTCTTCAACCTCGTATATTGACTGCGTGGATTGTTCTTTGCACGTTCCAAGTTTGCGTTGGTTTGGGCATAGAGGGGAGCATTGAGGCGGGGCTCTATGACTCTAATGATGAGTCGATGAGTTTTAAATTTGGTGTTGAGAGAATCTTGTTAAGCAGAGTTGTATTCCTCTTGGGGTTGCACGAGACCATGCAGGTTTGGGCCAGGATGGTGGTGAGGCCCGTGGTGGACGACACCGTGTTCGGCGTCGCGGCGAGAGAAGAGAAATGGGTGGAGAGGGTGGTGGTGGCGGCGAGCTTAGGTGCATTGTGGTGGTGGAGATTGAGGGAGGATGTGGAGAGTTTGGTGGTTATGGTTGAGGCCAAGACAGAGCAATTGATGGATGTGAGAGTTAGTGATTTTGTGGGGTGGTGGCTTTATTATCTTACTCTTACAATTGGGATAGTAAGGGTTCTAAGGGGTCTTATGTGGATGGTCACTGTTTGTctatgcagaagaagaagaagaagggcaaCAGGGGTTTCAACGGTGGTGGAACATTGTCAGATTGATGATAAGGTGTAA